In the Topomyia yanbarensis strain Yona2022 chromosome 3, ASM3024719v1, whole genome shotgun sequence genome, one interval contains:
- the LOC131693488 gene encoding brachyurin-like, translating to MKSVLIFFFALTVAFAIEDRNARISGGEQAGTNDFPFTVGIMISGDDAHTFCAGVLVTPRFVLTTANCVIRQTMLTVLLGSTDMTRVQQFLPVTHVRLHWNHSSTVINRADLALLTLAREATLGPTVAVARLPSRSQVGNSFNGFGATLVGWGKTGQREDEAVPLQHLQVLRNPIISNFVCGLSHSFITDEHVCTSGDNGSPCEGDEGGPVMITEGGEFTVIAIHSFHFSGIRGCDRGRSAVHTRLTEHLNWLVEHTGVEIRP from the exons ATGAAAAGTGTACTAATCTTTTTCTTCGCCCTGACGGTGGCCTTTGCTATCGAGGACAGAAACGCCCGCATCTCCGGTGGAGAGCAGGCAGGAACCAATGATTTCCCGTTCACGGTAGGTATCATGATCTCGGGAGATGATGCACATACGTTCTGCGCTGGAGTTCTGGTAACACCCCGATTCGTTCTGACTACTGCCAACTGCGTTATACG TCAAACGATGTTAACCGTCCTGCTGGGATCAACGGACATGACGCGTGTTCAACAGTTCCTACCGGTAACCCACGTTCGACTTCACTGGAACCACAGTTCAACGGTGATAAATCGTGCAGATCTGGCACTCTTGACACTAGCTAGGGAGGCCACCCTAGGTCCCACAGTAGCGGTCGCTAGACTACCCAGTCGATCCCAAGTTGGAAATTCATTCAACGGATTTGGAGCAACTCTTGTCGGTTGGGGCAAGACAGGCCAACGGGAGGACGAAGCTGTGCCACTGCAGCATCTGCAGGTCTTGCGTAATCCGATCATTAGTAACTTTGTCTGCGGGTTGTCCCACTCGTTCATTACCGATGAACACGTCTGCACTTCAGGAGACAATGGAAGTCCGTGCGAG GGAGACGAAGGTGGTCCAGTCATGATAACCGAGGGTGGAGAGTTTACTGTGATCGCAATTCATTCGTTCCACTTTTCTGGTATTCGCGGGTGCGATCGGGGTCGATCGGCTGTTCATACGCGCCTTACCGAGCACCTGAATTGGTTAGTAGAGCATACAGGTGTTGAGATAAGACCATGA